CACATCCCAGCCTGTCACCTGCACCCACAGGGTCATGGGTGCTTTCCTACTCATGCCCCACcaaggtggggaggaggaagacagTGTCACCACGGAAAACCCAGCGTGTCACTGCTGTCGCTGTGGGCAGAGCCAGCTCAGCACCTTGCAGCTGCAACACAACCTTCACCAGCACCTCCTCCACCAGCAGCCCAGCACCTCAGCCTCCCCACAAAATTCGGAGAGGTACACGGCCAGCAGAGAGCTAGTGGTGCTGAGCAGTGGTGGGACCCCTGGCTTTCCTTGGCcctcccacagcattctccaGTGAGACCTGTGGTGCTCTGGGGAgcactgaggagctgcaggggggcccgggggggctgAAGGGGCCCCAAGGGGGTGGCAGGGCTCCCTTACCGTGTGCAGTACCACTCGTTCCGGCAGCGAGAGCAGCGCTTGGCTGCTTCTACACCACACACCCTGCAGCGGGGCTTGTCAGGGGCCAGAGCCTCCATCATGTCCAGGCTGTAGGTCTGTGCCCACCTGTGCAGTCAGAGAGGGGTGAGGCTGCTTACAGGGAATGGCTGACCGAGAGTGAGCTGCCCCTGTTGCACCCTGCCACTGAGGGGACATCTCCAGCCAGTGCCACAGACTCCTGTGTCCTCccagtgctgagctccagctctgctcatggGGATACTGGCCCCACTGGGCACtctgcaaacctgctccagcctcaCCTGCGTGCCTGCAGCTTCAGCTCCTCCTCAGTGGGGCTGAAGGCGTGCTTCACCTGGTGCTTGGCAATGGCCTCCCACTTCCCCGAGTTTTTCTTGAGGATATGGTCCCAGATGACAGGAACCTGGTGGGAGATGCAGTGCAGGAGGAAGAGGTGCTAACAGCCTGAAAAGGGTGCTGTAATTTGGGGAGAaggcagccagccctggcaACAAGAAGCATGGCCCTCCAGGAGGGCAAACAGAGGCAGAGGTGGTGAGGGTGTGCTTTTGGGTACGTGGAGGGGATGGATCCACCCTCCAGTGGGCATTGAGGTGAAACAAGGACTCCTTTGGGGTCCAGTTGGGAATGAGTGTTCAGCCTTGAGGCCTGGGCTGCTGAGAAGAAAGCCCAGGGACCTCAGCACCCTGCGTGTGGCAGCGGCGTGAACCCCGTGCTCCAGAGCCGTTTGTCTGAGCAGATTTTTCCGCTCGTCACTTCCCTGAAGATGAACACCCGGGGAAGGGCTGGCCGGCCAGAAGGAAACATCCCAGCCAAGAGCAGTGCGCCGAGTTCAGGCTCAGGGGATCATGCAGCTTCAAACAGCACTGCCTTCTCCAGCAGAGTAAAAATAGccaaggaaggggaggaggctgctctgggagcagccaaATGGAAAAAGGCCGTTCCTTAGCTTGGCTCAGCAACAAGGAGTGAGTTCACCACTCTCTAGGCAGAGCACGGAGCCCATGTCTGTGCTTCCCGCTGCCTCCCCGTGCCTGCCCCcgggctcagccccagcccctggcaggggcaggagcagcaccgGCACAAAAGCAGAGCTATGGAGAagggcagcagcctggctgagaGCTGGAGGAGGTCCCCAGCATGGCAGCTGCTTGTCACTGCGCCACCAACACGCTGGCAGTCAAGGCACGGGTGTGAATCCATGTCCACCTCGCTCTGATGCCATCCCCAGCCCCAACAGCTCAGCTTGCCATTATgcagcttccccagctccagctcccagcctgggcCATGCCTCCAACtcagccacagccacctctgaCAGGGCACATCACCCTCCTCCCAGGCCATACAGCCAGCTACAATGGGGACAGCGTGCTCccactggggacagcccagACAGCCACTGCCCAACAGACCCATCTCCTCCAGGAAGTGGCGTGGGAGCCTCTGGCAGTGGGGAAGAGCCTCTGTGCTCCCAGTTCTTCTCAGCAGCCTCTTTGCAGATCTGCCCCCACACTCAGTTTCTCCCCTCAGCTCACAAGAAGGCAGCAGAAACAcataaaaacacttttctccAGAGATTACCACTGCATGGATTAAAATCCCCAAGAACTTCTTGGCTGTTTAAAGACCTTCATGGCCTAACTCTCAAAGGCCCAGACACCAGCTGGGACCAGTTTAACTCCAGACTCTATCACCAGATCATGATGTCCCTCTGTACACAGTGTGCCAAGCAGCCTCAGACCAGGGCTGTAAAAGGGGACTTCCCTGGGGAGTCCAGAATTCAACAGGAAAACACTGATAAATGTCAAATGAAGAGTTAATTGTCAAAACAAGCCAGTGCCTATGTCTGCCCCATGCAGCTGCCATCCCCGGGGCTCAGTGTGACCTGGAGAGTTGTTTATAACCCAGCATTTATGCTTTTATGTGATTGCTTGGCCACTGCAGGGCAGGACAAGGCTCTCATGTCAGCTAcaggctgtgctttgctggCAATAAGGTTGTAACTGAAATGGGTACTTGGCTGTTTTTCCAGGGTATCATCACTCCAGAGCTGAGCttggtggaagaaaaaaagggtaGGGAGCCATCAGGCTTAAGCCAGAGCAGCTGTAGAGGtgaaggaaaagccacaggATACCTGCTCCAGGATGAGATCCTTTTTGGGGGGAGCAGGCTCTGTCACTGCGAGGTAACTCAGAAATCTCTGCATCTCCACCAGGTTGGGCAGCTGGTCAATGAGGATGTCTGTCAGGAATGCACGAAGCTGTGGCCATGGAGGGGGGGACAAAAGTGAACAGAGACGGGTCAGGACAAGGGAGTTGGAGCTGGGGATGCAGCAGGGCAAGAGCAGGGATTTGAGGGGCAGTGGCAGAGAGACCAATGGGGGCCTTGTGAGGTGCACTCACAAACAcaagctttgctgctgctgctacagtGACAGACCTGCTGTTCTCCCACCACTGGCTCCTTGGAGCCCACAGAGAGGATGGGGACAGATATCTGGAGGTGCCCAGTGCTGGCAAGGGCCCAGGGCCTTCGTGCCGCAGGGTCCTACCTTGAGGAGCTGGCTCTTGTTGAAGCCATCGAAGCGGTATTTGCGCTGGCACTCAGGACTGAGCAGGAGGTTGAGGAGGGCAAGCCACACCTGCCCATCGAGTTTGGTCATCTTCACCTGGTCCTCAGGGGGCACCATGTGCCATGTGCCATTCTCAAACTTCTTGAGCTTGCCTGAAGGACAGAAGAACCAGGGAGACACAGTGCTGCCTGGAGGAAGTCAGCTCAGAAGGGGGATGCTGGCCTGTGCTCACTGCCTCACTTCACCCTCTGCTTCtgcctgcctcagtttccctacCCTTTGCTCCACATAGCAGCCTACTTGGTACTGAGGTGAAATATTAGAGaacatgaaaagcagaaaagacatGTATTAAACCAATATTGCTGTGGCAGGAACAAAAGATCCCTGAGACATCTCCCTCTGTACTTGGCCAGGAGTGTAGAGCactggtgggcagcaggggcagctcaTGCTGCAACAACAGAATGGGTGGAGAGACCCATTTTGGGGTACCAGCATGGCCACTCTTCTCGAGCTTCCtctgccaggcagagccagaAGCAGCATGACTATAACAGATACGACAAAACAAGCTCCAACAGCTACTGCGTGGCTCtaggggatggagcaggatgTGACCCTGCATCTGCACAGCCTGGAAATGCCTTTGTGCTCCTCTCTTTCTAGTCCCTCCCTCAGGGCCCTGGATCAAAGCTCCCTCTCACACCCCGAGCAcacaggcagggagaagggatgTGTTTCGTGgcgggaggaaggaggaaagctCCCGCATCCAGCTGGGCTGCTCTCGGCAGGCACAGCCACGTGCTTCCCTGAGctcttcctgccctgcccccGCTGTGACCCCCgcgcagggctggggcagcgcgGCTTCCCAcgctccaggctgagccccacCACAGGGAAGGCAGTGGGaggctggggggctgtgggggacGATGGTCAATGGGCACAGCCTGATCAGGGGCCTTTGGCAAGAGTGAAGCTCAGGGACCAGCAGCAGAATCAGGGCAACATTTGCTGCCTGGGAGAGACCACGCCTGGCTCCAGCGAGTCCTGCCCCAAAAGGTGCAGAGAGGCTGGGACAGGCACTCTGGTCTTTCTGCATCCAAAAGACTCCTCAGAGGAGCACGTGGGGCTGGCCGAGGTGCTACACTCCAGTGCTGGCTGTGATCACTCAGAAGAGACCCAGCCCTGTGTGAGGATCAGCTTTTGGGAGCACTGCTGggttcccagcccagctgtgctgcagctgctctcgAGCTGAACAGCTTCAGGCAGGGAGCACCGAGGAGCTggaggggagggcagagggggaACAGCTCTGCAAGGGCTCCTACAGCAGATCCCTCAGTGGATGTACATCCCAGCACGGCAACACGGTGTCCCAGAGACCACGGGGCATGATCCATAcctgcttcccagcagctccaggggcaaTGCTCCACCAGCTCGACAAGGAGGCAGGGCAGGTTGTGGGTATTCAGCATCCGTGTCAGGGCACTCAGGGGCAGACTGGAGATATGACAGAAATGGAGAAACGACACCCGCAGATTAATGCCAGAATCTGTATCTACAAATGCTCCCTAAGGCaactgggagaggcaggaaagaAACAATGATCTGAATTCCCAGGAGTACCATGGAGCAGGGTGGactgctgctgcatttgcttcccagagcacagccactgTCACTGTGGACACAGCCGGCTGCTGAAAGGGGTCCAGGCACCCACTGTGACCCCACAGGAATCCCATCCGGAGAGCTGGGCacatcctctgctgctcctgggcacttACCTGTCCACCTGGTCAGTGATGAACCGCAGCACGGACAGGGCCTTCAGGGAAATCTCAAACTCCATCACCTCTGcctgcttctgcagctcctgcggAGGGACATCATCAGCCTTGGTATTTCAGGCCCCATTTCCCAGGAGCTACAGGGAGGCAGGCTGTTGACTGCAGTGGTAACCGCAGTCTGGGTAGGAAAACAGAGCCCTGAAAAACAGTTTCTTGTCTCAactgtgccagcactgcctgtttGCCAGCGCAGCCACAGAAGTGCTTGCAGCCTGCAGTTGCTCTTCCctcatgtccctgtccctaACAGGTTGTGGATGGCTACTGACTGCAATGCTCCTGCACAAGAACACCCCCTGAAAGAGGCTGGTCCCATATTTTGCCTCTCTCCCTTTCTGGGACCATCTTGTGGCCCATGGCCCTGTGGAGATCTGTGAGGGTTGAAGGAGGGGGGAGCTGCGTGATCAGCAGAGGaaccagaggaggaggaagaggagggagaaacTTGGCCCTGGTGCAGCTGCAGTCCTGTGTCCACCCCTCCTGGATCTGCCTCTTCCCTCTAGCTTGGGAACAGCCAGCTAGAATATCTGCCTGTGGTTATCCCAGCCCACAGCTGTGCCATGCTCTCCAGCCACCCAggccccttcccttcccagacaGCACGGACACCCCACTCGTCCCCCATCAGCCTGACCACCCTCTGGCTCAGCCTCTTTCGAGACCAGGGGAGAGCCATTCTGAGAGGTGCCAAGTCCTTCTCCCTGGCTCAGGCAGAGCTTCTCTCCAGTCCCAGATGCAGCTCACACTTGGTGTGCAGAGCTCTGACCTCAGCTTCTTGTATTTCTCCAAAGAGCCACTGCAACAGTTGCCGTCCAGATTTCTGTGGtaagcagctctgtgctccctgtACTGGTGCCCCACTAAGAGAGTCTTGCGGGCtcttccctgcctcctccctctCCAAACTGCCCTAGTGTAGTTTGTCCTACAGCTCCTCCTTGGATCCAGACCTCATCTCTGCTGCCTTGAGACAGGGACTATCTTTTGCCTGTGCTTCGAGGGGACAACAGAACAGGGGTTACCACCATACATAGTTCCAAAGGACAACGGACCCCACAACACAGGAGATGGCAGGAACAGCTTTTTCACAGGGGTTATTGTACACAGGGTCAGGAGAGGCTGGAATGAATCAGAGGAAACCAGGCTCTCTGGAAGATGAGAGCTTTTGAGAACCCATTGGCTAGAAAAGGTCTGGGTTTTTATGTTCGTGTCAAAGCAGTAACAGAGAcacccccttcccctccccagcagggaAAACATTTCCTGGAAAACATCCCTATTGTGCTCCAGATCCCTCcacttccttcccttttctgaaaGAGAAGTATGTGTTTGGGCAACAAGCCAAAGGATGGAGGCAAGGGAAGGCTCAGGCTCTCCCTTTAACCCTGCTCTTCCAGATACTCCTCCTGATGGGCAGTTCCAAGTGCTGAGAAGCACCAGAGGCAAAGACAGCTCGGGCTCTGggaaggtgtgtgtgtgtcagccTGGGAATACCTGACTGGGAAAGCTCTGGGATCGCTGCTGGCCCAGACCAGCTCAGAGGAGGTTTCTCAGAGAATAAAGGAGGCTGGGGGAAGCACATGAGGACAATTCCTGATTGTTAGAACTCCCTCATAGTTAACCCTGGCTGGCTATACTGGCAGCCTGACCCAGGGTGGCTTCCCAAACTTCAGGGAGAGATATCCACACAGCTTCCAAGAGCAACAGCAAATGGCCAAACCCCTCTACTGAATATTTTGCCCATCAGCTCTCCAGCATGTCCCaccccagagctctgagcaagTCCTGCAGGAAGCCTCAGGCTGGCACTAGCACCAGACAGGGCAGAAGCCAGGCTGCAGAGTGGAGGGGGACGGATGCAGCCACGGGCACACAGAAGCACCAGACACCCTCTGAGGTGGGCAGGAGGTGTCAGGGTAGCAACCCATGaaaaggtgtccctgtgcctcCGCAGGCTGCCCACATTGCTCACCACACCCCAGGGAACTACAGGGTTTTCTCCTCACCTGCATGGACGAGGGGCTGGCCAGAGGCTCAGCACGAAGCTCTGCTGAGGTCATTGCTTGTGCCTTGGTGCTCCGAGCTGCCAGCAGGGTCAGCTTGCGGTGGCAATAATCAATCAAATCCAGAATGCTGTCCTCTGCTGACTCACAGATCTCCTTCACAGCAACAAGGGTTTCACTCAGGCTCAGTCCCCACAGACTTCCACCCCCAAGGGCTTTCCACTTGAGGAAAGCTGAACCTGTCTCTCACCTTGTGAAAGAACACTGTCTCCAGGAGGTTGATGATGGAGGCTTCATGGTGCAGCTGTGGAAGGAGAATGGCAAGAGTGAGGTAACagtggagcagcactggggacatgggcactgggacagggaaaagggctTTTCTGAGAAGCTGCTTATGTAGTTGTGGCCAAAGAGAAGAATACAAGTGATGCAACCTTCAAAACAACTCCAGTTCATGCAGTTCATGTTCACATTTATGCTGACATGCCTGTGACACTCCAACATGCCAATGGAAAGCCACActtcccagcaggcagggctctTCAGGGCTCTGCCcgtgctgcaggggcaggacaACCACTGCCCTCGGGCAAGCTGCAGGCTGTGGCACCAGAACAGAGCCAGTGCCTGAGCTGGGGCAGTGATCTGCACGGCTGTGCTTCTCCCTGGGACTGGGCCAGACAGCCTTCTCCGAGCCTGGGAACTATGGGATAGCTGCCCTGAGGCAATCTGGCTGCTTGGGGGAAGACACCACCTTGCTCCTGCAAGGTGTTTGTCTGGACTGAAAATGGGTTAAATCTTCCAAGCCTCAGGCAGATTTCCCTTAGGTCAAGGGCTGCATCCCTCTGCAAAGAAGCCCAGATGTGGAGATCATTCCCTTGCGAAGAATAGCCCAAGGGACCACTGGTCCCAGGAGCTCAGTAAGAAAAAGCTACATTTTTGTTAGCCCAGAGGCACATTACACTGGAGAGCCTCTGGCTAGAGGAAAACAGTGCTCAGAGAGGGGAAAACACCCCAGGGGTATCactgcctgggagcaggggcacCATTGGgagccacagccaggagcagagcctcCAGGAATGGCTTTTGCtccacccagcagctcctgcaagcCCCTGTGTGGGACTAGAGAGAGGACAGCTCTCCACAAAGTCAAGCTTCCCTGGGAGTgagtccctgtccctcctggggACAAGGGCATGGGCTTGTATGGGTTTTGGGAAAGCAGGCACTTCCCACTGTGTCCCACTGCCCACCTCAGCCTGGTGAGATGCAAACCCTCAGCTCTGAGACCTTCAGggtgacatttattttcaagcacAGCTGTGCCTGACCCATTTGCAGGCTCATTCCCACCACCCCCTCTACTCACCACCACGTAGATGGGGAAGGTGCTTCTCGGCTTGAAGTCCTCCAGCCGGCACAGCACGGGAAAGATCTTGTGCTTCCAGATCTCCACAGTGATCAGCTCCCCAATGAGAACAGGAATCTAGACAGGGAAGGGATGGGCAAGTGAAGCCTTTCAGACCAGTGCTGCAGGGGAACCAGTTTGTTGCTAATGGTCAGCCACACTGGAGTCGCCCAGGGAGGAGGGTGGCCTTGGGGCACACTCTGTATTCTTCCAGCTCAGAAGTGAGCAGCTTCTCACAACAGGGcagagctcctggggctgcagagggggaagGTGAccccagggagctgggcaggtcCAGGCAACCTCACAGCCTGGGACTGGGACCTGTCAGGCGTAGGGCAGAGATCTGCAACTGGAGGGACCAGTACATCAAGGAGACCAAAACAACCTCCAAGAGAGAAACCAGACACCAGCAAGTAGAAATACCACAGCTTgacctttaatttctttaaaaaacaaaactggcaCACCACCAGTCAAACGTCTTTTCCAGAGACACAACAGATTCTTCGGCATTTTATTCCAAAACTGCACACTGCCCACAGGACAAGCCCAGCTGGAGGCTGAAGGCCCAGCACGGAGATCACTCCTGCACCCAGGGAGGCTCACCTTGGCATGGGTGACCAGCAGCTCggtgaggagctgctcctggcccgCTGAAGCGCTCAGGATGCCGTGCATGTTGAGCTTCTCCACGTACTCGTGCTGCCGAAGCCATCTGTGGGGCAGGCAGCCAGGCCATCAGTGCCACAGAGCTCTGGTGACCGGCTTGGCCAGGGTCCCTCGTGCAGGGAAAGCTGCACCTGCAACCCCCAAGCCCACACTGTGCTCcgagcctggggctgcagctccactgggctgccccagcagcaccctcaCAGAGGACACCACGGAACCAGGGGGAGCCTCTCCATCACCCCTACCCTCACAGACACTCACATCCGGGACCCTTCCTCACCCTGGGCTCTCCAATCTCCCCCAGTCCTTCCAGGAACGCTCCAGAATTGCAGCCTGTTCTCTCACCCCACCCCATCCTGACCCTCTGGGGTTATCTCAAAACCAGGACTCCTCCTCTCTACCCAAAACCTTCTGGGAAATCCTGCTTACCCCCACTGTGACCTCTGGGAAGGCCCCAAAACTGGGCCCCCTCCTGtcctcccacagccccaaaggtgcccccctcccccaaatTTAAAGTCCCTCTTTCATGTTTTCGCCCCacaccccggggacaccccaCTGCCGTGTCCCCGCACCCCTGCCCGCCGACGTCCCGCAGCTcggagccctgcagggctcgCACCAGCGCCTCGGCCTCGGCGGGCGGCAGCGGGCCGGGCACGGCGGCCATGGCGTCCGCGTCGCTGTGGCAACGGCGCCACCGCTCCCGCCCCCTGGCGGCGCGGAGGACTCGCCGCGGGCCGGCTGCAGcagcggcgcggggcggccTCTGGTGCCCCCTGGCGGCGCGGAGGAGCGGCCGCGGCCAGCGGGGCGCTCCGGGGACACGTGGCGGGGACAAGGCGGGACACAGAGGGGACGCGTGGGGGGACACAGCGCTAGCGAGGGCTATCGCTGCGTCACTTCCAGCACACGATGATGTTGGGGTCGTTCTCCAGGCGCTCATCCAGCTCCTTGTAACTCATGCCTGGGGAGTAAGACAGTGGGGTGTTAGTAGGGTGTCGGTGGGGTGCCCGGCAGCGGCGTCAGAGGGCTGGGTGGAGTCCCCAAGCCCTGCCCCTGGCAACATGGGCTTGGCAGCCTGGCTTGCGGAAGAGCCTGACCCACAGACCTGCAGTCTGAAGGCTCCCAAAGGGGCAAGAACCCAGGACCAGTGCACAGCTGTGGGCAGGCAGACATTCCCGTGtctcccaccagccctggggcccACGCGGAGCAGAGGATCCCGTGGGTGCTGGGGATCCGTACCGGTCTTGCAGCAGATCTCGTCGTAGCTGTGGCAGCCCGTGTACAGCCGGGCTGGGTGGCTCCGCTCGTCCCGGGCCACCTTGACAGGGTATTTCTGGAGCCGCCGGATAAGGCCCTTCATCAAACCAAACTGGATAAGCCTCCTGGGGGTGAGGAGGAAAGAGACTGGGACCACAATGCCGAGGTGCCAAATGCCCCAGCTCCCCACATTCCCTTCTGCTCCATATGCCCCACCACTGCCTCACATCTCCTACTACACAGGGTTGAGTACTTCCTGCTCACTCTCTCTGccatccccagtgtcaccaCTGCCCTCAGGGACCGATCAGGAGGGCTCTGACCTCTCATCCaccctctggagctgcagggtgtAGCGGGAGATGAGGTCTCGCACGGTGGTGCCAGGGCTCAGTCCGCAGTACAGCTGGAAGACATCCCTGAGGCTGGCTCGCTTGTGCCCTGCAAGGACAAGTCACCATTCAGctgccctgtccccctgccTGGGCCAGCATCTCCAGGCAGAGTCACTGTACCTTGTTTGGTGACATAGGACAGACACTCTTCCTGGAGGCACTTGTCATCCACCAGGTCCTGGACCTTCGGTGTGGTGCAGTAGACATTGGAGTACTAGAGGGTGATGGAGaaccagctctgctcagctgcagctctgagagaCACACCTGGCCCACTCCAACCCCGCTGCTCACCCTCCCCAGCCCAAATCCTGCTGACAGCCCCACGCGCCGTGGCCCGACCCACCTGGAGTATGGAGACAAGTGTGACAACCCCGTAGTACCTGCAGACAGACAGGAAAAGGTGAGAGGCGCTCTCTGGCAGcacccagcccctcctggggctgtgcagcccctcCAGGCACTCACAGCAGGTTCTGCACAGCGATGCGCACCAAGTTCAGCTCCACGTCGGCTTCCGCCGAAATCTTCTGCACGTGCCGAAAGCCATCGATGTAGGGCAGGAtctgggaggggaggaggcaggagtTAAAAGGGCAGAGGGCAGTGAGGCATCACCCTGCAGCCCAAGCAGCTCCCCTGCatctgggagcacctgggacgggcaggctctgtccccaggtgcaCTGTAACCTCGTGCTGGTGAATTGTTTGCTCGCAGGCCCAAGCACAAAGCCAAGGGCAGCACCAAACCCTGCTCATAAACGTGGGGATCTCCAGGACAGCCCAACTCCCCCGATGGTCTGGAAACAGATCCCCCTCAAAGTGTCAAGCACACGGACCTGCTGCGTGGTGAGATCCCATTGGGAGTTGAAGAAGTCATCCTTGTCCTGGGTGAAGACAGGGACATCGTACTCCTGCACGATGGGGGGGTCTGGGCGCTGCTCAATCACCTTCAGGTGGATGGTGTTCGACTCATCTGCCCGGGAAAAGGGGAAGGCTCAATCTCCGTGCAAAACAGTGATCCCACAGGAGCTTGCAACCATCAACGCCAGGACACCACAATGTCACACAGAACAAGGTGTTTGCAGCCCACAACCCCATCCCACCCGTCCCTTGGAGCCAGGCGGGGCAAGGCTGGCTcaggctcctccagctccaagCACAGACAGGCAGGGAGCCGCTGGGAGCAACACAGGCAGAGCTGACCTGGGCAGGGAATGGCCCAGCTGTCTCCCAGCGTGGCCCTGTCATCGCCGTACCTATGGGCAGGGTGCACTTCCCTTTGGCattcagctcctccagcaggatGGTCATGATGGGAACCAGCTTCTGTTTACTCTCCTCGTTGGAGATGAATCCACTTTCCAGCTGAAGAGAGCAGAAAGTCAAGtcagctgctccccacaggaTTACTGGCTACAGGAGCCCAGATCCTGCTC
This region of Vidua chalybeata isolate OUT-0048 chromosome 12, bVidCha1 merged haplotype, whole genome shotgun sequence genomic DNA includes:
- the ZMYND10 gene encoding zinc finger MYND domain-containing protein 10 isoform X1, coding for MAAVPGPLPPAEAEALVRALQGSELRDVGGQGWLRQHEYVEKLNMHGILSASAGQEQLLTELLVTHAKIPVLIGELITVEIWKHKIFPVLCRLEDFKPRSTFPIYVVLHHEASIINLLETVFFHKEICESAEDSILDLIDYCHRKLTLLAARSTKAQAMTSAELRAEPLASPSSMQELQKQAEVMEFEISLKALSVLRFITDQVDSLPLSALTRMLNTHNLPCLLVELVEHCPWSCWEAGKLKKFENGTWHMVPPEDQVKMTKLDGQVWLALLNLLLSPECQRKYRFDGFNKSQLLKLRAFLTDILIDQLPNLVEMQRFLSYLAVTEPAPPKKDLILEQVPVIWDHILKKNSGKWEAIAKHQVKHAFSPTEEELKLQARRWAQTYSLDMMEALAPDKPRCRVCGVEAAKRCSRCRNEWYCTRACQVQHWQKHKPACNLMAAVPRNVDDL
- the ZMYND10 gene encoding zinc finger MYND domain-containing protein 10 isoform X2, translating into MAAVPGPLPPAEAEALVRALQGSELRDVGGQGWLRQHEYVEKLNMHGILSASAGQEQLLTELLVTHAKIPVLIGELITVEIWKHKIFPVLCRLEDFKPRSTFPIYVVLHHEASIINLLETVFFHKEICESAEDSILDLIDYCHRKLTLLAARSTKAQAMTSAELRAEPLASPSSMQELQKQAEVMEFEISLKALSVLRFITDQVDSLPLSALTRMLNTHNLPCLLVELVEHCPWSCWEAGKLKKFENGTWHMVPPEDQVKMTKLDGQVWLALLNLLLSPECQRKYRFDGFNKSQLLKLRAFLTDILIDQLPNLVEMQRFLSYLAVTEPAPPKKDLILEQVPVIWDHILKKNSGKWEAIAKHQVKHAFSPTEEELKLQARRWAQTYSLDMMEALAPDKPRCRVCGVEAAKRCSRCRNEWYCTRTGAASTPLLV
- the NPRL2 gene encoding GATOR complex protein NPRL2, which gives rise to MGGRIECVFFSEFHPTLGPKITYQVPEDFISRELFDTIQVYVITKPELQNKLITVTAMEKKLIGCPVCIEHKKYSRNALLFNLGFVCDARAKACALEPIVKKLAGYLTTLELESGFISNEESKQKLVPIMTILLEELNAKGKCTLPIDESNTIHLKVIEQRPDPPIVQEYDVPVFTQDKDDFFNSQWDLTTQQILPYIDGFRHVQKISAEADVELNLVRIAVQNLLYYGVVTLVSILQYSNVYCTTPKVQDLVDDKCLQEECLSYVTKQGHKRASLRDVFQLYCGLSPGTTVRDLISRYTLQLQRVDERRLIQFGLMKGLIRRLQKYPVKVARDERSHPARLYTGCHSYDEICCKTGMSYKELDERLENDPNIIVCWK